A stretch of Paenibacillus sp. URB8-2 DNA encodes these proteins:
- a CDS encoding AraC family transcriptional regulator, whose product MLVLHSVHFDKEIPHWRTLMEEIRINVLVLVTLGKVKYTVNGQPIIAERGDLLVLPKGVRRAGENDESGLHQKYTILFHCGADVAEAIPFLSLNSPTLFKPRNFETVRRKFEQLFLESREAKSYSSFISLGVLQEVLGMLAREFEQPEVSPMKLKYAQKIQQYLLEHYREQVQIHELASLIRRSPNYTISIYREVTGQSPIRYLHQLRIIEACNLLLNSDMSISSISSYLGYYDTSYFFRIFKKQTSYSPSEFAVNGRLMEQSGGFV is encoded by the coding sequence ATGCTGGTGCTGCATTCCGTACATTTTGATAAAGAGATTCCCCATTGGCGTACACTTATGGAAGAAATCCGGATAAACGTGCTTGTCCTTGTAACCCTGGGAAAGGTGAAATATACCGTGAATGGTCAGCCTATTATTGCGGAACGCGGGGATTTGCTCGTATTGCCCAAAGGCGTCCGTCGTGCGGGGGAAAATGACGAAAGCGGCCTGCATCAAAAATATACGATTCTATTTCATTGCGGCGCCGATGTCGCCGAAGCTATTCCTTTTCTTTCCCTGAACAGTCCCACGCTCTTCAAACCGCGCAATTTTGAAACCGTCAGAAGGAAGTTCGAGCAGCTATTTCTGGAAAGCCGCGAAGCAAAAAGCTACAGTTCATTTATCTCTCTCGGTGTGCTTCAAGAGGTGCTCGGTATGCTGGCCCGTGAATTTGAGCAGCCGGAGGTTTCACCCATGAAGCTGAAATACGCCCAGAAAATCCAGCAGTACTTGCTGGAACACTACCGGGAGCAGGTACAGATTCATGAACTAGCAAGTCTAATCCGGCGTTCACCGAATTATACGATTTCCATCTACCGCGAGGTGACGGGACAATCTCCCATCCGATACTTACACCAGCTTCGGATCATCGAAGCCTGCAATCTGCTGTTGAACTCTGATATGAGTATATCCAGCATTTCCAGTTATCTAGGTTATTACGATACCTCCTATTTTTTTCGTATATTCAAGAAACAGACTTCATATTCTCCTTCCGAGTTCGCCGTGAACGGCCGTTTGATGGAGCAATCGGGAGGGTTTGTGTAG